A window of Vibrio ishigakensis contains these coding sequences:
- the sodB gene encoding superoxide dismutase [Fe] produces the protein MAFELPALPYAKDALEPHISAETLDFHHGKHHNTYVVKLNGLIPGTEFEGKTLEEIVKTSTGGVFNNAAQIWNHTFYWHCLAPNAGGEPTGAVADAINAAFGSFEEFKAKFTDSAINNFGSSWTWLVKKADGSLEIVNTSNAATPLTEEGTTPLLTVDLWEHAYYIDYRNVRPDYMNGFWALVNWDFVAENLAK, from the coding sequence ATGGCATTTGAACTACCAGCTCTTCCTTATGCAAAAGATGCACTAGAGCCACATATCTCTGCTGAAACTCTAGATTTTCACCACGGCAAACACCACAACACTTACGTGGTTAAGCTAAACGGCCTGATCCCAGGTACTGAATTTGAAGGCAAAACACTAGAAGAGATCGTTAAGACTTCTACTGGTGGTGTATTCAACAACGCAGCGCAAATCTGGAACCACACTTTCTACTGGCACTGCCTAGCGCCAAACGCAGGTGGCGAACCAACAGGCGCGGTAGCTGACGCTATCAATGCTGCTTTCGGTTCTTTCGAAGAGTTCAAGGCGAAGTTCACTGATTCTGCAATCAACAACTTCGGTTCTTCATGGACTTGGCTTGTTAAGAAGGCTGACGGTTCTCTAGAGATCGTTAACACTTCTAACGCAGCGACTCCTCTAACAGAAGAAGGTACTACTCCACTTCTAACTGTTGACCTATGGGAACACGCTTACTACATCGATTACCGTAACGTTCGTCCAGACTACATGAACGGTTTCTGGGCTCTAGTTAACTGGGACTTCGTAGCAGAAAACCTAGCTAAATAA
- the grxD gene encoding Grx4 family monothiol glutaredoxin, whose product METLDKIKQQIEQNAILLYMKGSPKLPSCGFSSQAAQALMACGEKFAYVDILQNPDIRAELPAYAQWPTFPQLWVEGELIGGCDIIIEMFQKGELQPLVKQAAERAASE is encoded by the coding sequence ATGGAAACCCTAGACAAAATTAAACAGCAGATTGAGCAAAACGCTATTCTTCTTTATATGAAAGGCTCACCTAAGCTTCCAAGCTGTGGTTTTTCTTCTCAAGCGGCTCAAGCGCTGATGGCATGTGGCGAGAAATTCGCATACGTTGATATCCTACAAAACCCGGATATCCGTGCTGAGCTTCCAGCTTACGCTCAGTGGCCAACCTTCCCACAGCTTTGGGTCGAAGGCGAGCTGATCGGTGGTTGTGACATCATCATTGAGATGTTCCAGAAAGGTGAACTACAGCCGCTAGTTAAGCAAGCAGCTGAGCGCGCAGCTAGCGAGTAA
- a CDS encoding Na+/H+ antiporter family protein: MNPVVISVCIMLLLALMRVNVVVALTFSAIIGGLTAGMSIGDTISAFEGGLGGGATIALSYAMLGTFAVAISKSGITDLLAQSVIQRINGQKNDTAATGLKYMVLVALILVTISSQNVIPVHIAFIPILIPPLLAVFSKLKLDRRMIACVLTFGLVTPYMVLPIGFGGIFLNNILLKNLNDNGLQNISAADVPTAMLLPAAGMIFGLVMAIFVSYRKPREYKETEMTQIDAEPTHINKKHILVAILGIVAALSVQLYTGSMIIGALAGFMVFTTGGVIAWKETHDVFTRGVHMMAMIGFIMIAAAGFAAVMKSTGGVESLVEALSTSIGDNKPLAALLMLVVGLLVTMGIGSSFSTIPIIATIYVPLAAAFGFSPMATIALVGTAAALGDAGSPASDSTLGPTSGLNADGQHEHIWQTVVPTFIHYNIPLIIFGWIAAMVL; encoded by the coding sequence ATGAATCCCGTAGTAATTTCCGTGTGCATCATGCTGTTGCTAGCACTGATGCGCGTAAACGTGGTGGTAGCCCTAACCTTTAGTGCCATTATCGGTGGCCTGACCGCTGGCATGAGCATTGGCGACACCATCTCTGCTTTTGAAGGTGGCCTAGGTGGCGGCGCCACTATTGCCCTAAGCTATGCAATGCTGGGTACCTTTGCCGTTGCTATCTCAAAATCTGGTATCACTGATCTGCTTGCGCAATCTGTAATCCAACGTATTAACGGTCAAAAGAACGATACTGCTGCCACTGGCCTTAAGTACATGGTTCTAGTTGCGCTTATCCTAGTGACTATCTCATCGCAGAACGTTATCCCAGTACACATCGCCTTCATTCCAATCTTGATTCCACCTCTATTGGCTGTGTTCTCTAAACTGAAGCTTGACCGTCGTATGATCGCCTGTGTGCTGACCTTTGGTCTAGTAACACCATACATGGTTCTTCCAATCGGCTTTGGTGGCATCTTCCTAAACAACATTCTGCTGAAGAACCTGAACGACAACGGCCTACAAAACATCTCTGCTGCCGACGTTCCAACCGCAATGCTTCTTCCAGCAGCAGGCATGATCTTCGGTCTAGTTATGGCTATCTTTGTAAGCTATCGCAAGCCACGCGAGTACAAAGAAACTGAGATGACTCAAATCGATGCAGAGCCTACTCACATCAATAAGAAGCACATTCTTGTAGCTATCCTAGGTATCGTAGCCGCGCTTTCTGTTCAGCTATACACTGGTTCTATGATCATCGGTGCTCTTGCGGGCTTCATGGTGTTCACCACTGGTGGCGTAATCGCTTGGAAAGAGACACACGATGTATTTACCCGTGGCGTTCACATGATGGCGATGATCGGCTTCATCATGATTGCAGCCGCAGGCTTTGCGGCGGTAATGAAATCTACTGGTGGCGTTGAAAGCCTAGTTGAGGCGCTATCGACCTCTATCGGTGATAACAAACCGCTAGCCGCACTACTAATGCTGGTTGTTGGCCTTCTGGTTACCATGGGTATCGGTTCGTCTTTCTCGACCATTCCAATCATTGCAACCATCTATGTACCGCTAGCAGCAGCATTCGGTTTCTCACCAATGGCAACTATCGCACTTGTAGGTACAGCGGCAGCTCTGGGTGATGCAGGCTCTCCAGCGTCTGACTCAACCCTAGGCCCAACGTCTGGCCTGAACGCAGATGGTCAACACGAACACATCTGGCAGACAGTGGTACCGACCTTTATCCACTACAACATCCCACTGATCATTTTCGGTTGGATCGCAGCTATGGTGCTGTAA
- the rnt gene encoding ribonuclease T, with protein MTVENEALTLKNRFRGYFPVVIDVETAGFNASTDALLEICAITLAMDENGDLHPATTIHFQVEPFEGANLEKEALDFIGMRDPFSPLRGAVPESEALKEIYKVVRKEQKQAGCNRAIIVAHNAAFDHGFVSKANERSKLKRVPFHPFATFDTATLSGLAFGQTVLAKACKTANIEFDNREAHSALYDTQKTAELFCKIVNQWKALGGWPLVDANNEE; from the coding sequence ATGACTGTAGAAAATGAAGCTTTGACGCTAAAAAATCGATTTAGAGGGTATTTTCCTGTGGTTATCGATGTAGAGACCGCTGGATTCAACGCCTCAACCGATGCGTTACTTGAGATTTGCGCCATAACGCTGGCGATGGATGAAAATGGGGATCTCCATCCTGCAACTACAATACACTTTCAGGTGGAGCCTTTTGAGGGAGCGAATTTAGAAAAGGAGGCACTCGACTTTATTGGTATGCGTGACCCATTCAGCCCACTGCGTGGTGCAGTACCTGAATCGGAAGCACTAAAAGAGATTTATAAAGTCGTTCGAAAAGAGCAAAAACAAGCCGGTTGTAATCGAGCCATTATCGTGGCCCATAACGCCGCATTCGATCATGGATTTGTGTCTAAGGCCAATGAGCGCAGTAAATTAAAGCGCGTGCCATTCCATCCATTTGCTACCTTTGATACCGCTACATTAAGTGGTCTCGCTTTTGGTCAAACCGTTTTAGCCAAAGCCTGTAAGACAGCAAACATCGAGTTTGATAATCGCGAAGCACACTCAGCGCTTTACGATACCCAAAAAACAGCAGAACTATTCTGCAAAATAGTTAACCAATGGAAAGCCTTGGGTGGCTGGCCGTTAGTTGACGCTAATAACGAAGAATAA
- the gloA gene encoding lactoylglutathione lyase, with protein MTQGRVLHTMLRVGDLDKSIEFYTKVMGMELLRKHDNEEYKYTLAFVGFGDESQGAVIELTYNWGTSEYDLGSGYGHIAIGYEDIYSTCDAIKAAGGKVTREPGPVKGGSTHIAFVEDPDGYKVELIQRSDASAGLKG; from the coding sequence ATGACTCAAGGTCGCGTTCTACACACCATGCTCCGCGTTGGAGATCTAGACAAATCTATCGAGTTCTATACCAAGGTTATGGGTATGGAACTACTTCGTAAGCACGATAACGAAGAGTACAAATACACACTAGCTTTCGTTGGCTTCGGTGACGAGTCTCAAGGTGCAGTGATTGAGCTAACTTACAACTGGGGCACTAGCGAGTACGACCTAGGCTCAGGTTATGGCCACATCGCTATCGGTTATGAAGACATCTATTCTACTTGTGATGCAATCAAAGCAGCAGGTGGCAAGGTGACTCGTGAGCCAGGTCCAGTTAAGGGCGGTAGCACTCATATCGCCTTTGTTGAAGACCCAGATGGCTACAAGGTTGAGCTTATTCAACGCTCAGACGCAAGTGCGGGCCTTAAAGGTTAA
- the nth gene encoding endonuclease III, producing the protein MNKDKRKLILERLRENNPNPQTELNWNSPFELLIAVLLSAQATDVSVNKATDKLFPVANTPQGLLDLGVDGLKEYIKTIGLFNSKAENTIKTCRILLEQHGGEVPENREALEALPGVGRKTANVVLNTAFGWPTIAVDTHIYRVSNRTKFAMGKNVDEVEQKLLKVVPKEFKLDVHHWLILHGRYTCIARKPRCGSCIIEDLCEFKEKTE; encoded by the coding sequence ATGAATAAAGATAAAAGAAAGCTAATACTAGAGCGTCTGCGTGAGAATAACCCAAACCCGCAGACAGAACTTAACTGGAATTCACCCTTTGAACTGCTCATCGCAGTTCTGCTTTCGGCCCAAGCGACCGACGTAAGCGTTAACAAGGCGACCGACAAGCTATTCCCTGTGGCAAACACACCACAAGGGCTGTTAGATCTTGGCGTTGATGGTCTAAAAGAGTACATCAAGACCATAGGTCTTTTTAACTCTAAGGCTGAAAACACCATCAAGACCTGCCGTATCCTACTAGAGCAACATGGTGGCGAGGTTCCAGAAAACCGCGAAGCCCTAGAAGCGTTGCCGGGCGTTGGTCGTAAAACCGCAAACGTGGTACTTAACACTGCCTTTGGCTGGCCGACTATCGCGGTAGATACCCATATCTATCGCGTTTCTAACCGTACTAAGTTTGCCATGGGTAAAAACGTAGACGAGGTAGAGCAAAAACTGCTCAAAGTAGTGCCAAAAGAGTTTAAGCTAGATGTACACCATTGGCTTATCCTGCACGGTCGTTACACCTGTATCGCACGTAAGCCACGATGCGGCAGTTGCATCATCGAAGATCTATGCGAATTTAAAGAAAAAACAGAGTAA
- a CDS encoding electron transport complex subunit E → MTDVTSEQATPNNDELKAEHKQLLKNGLWNNNPALVQLLGLCPLLAVSATVTNALGLGIATLVVLVTTNLTVSLLRNHVPQEIRLPIFVMIIAASVTCVQLLMNAYAYGLYLSLGIFIPLIVTNCVIIGRAEAYASRNTPLLAAADGFWMGLGMTASLVVLGAMREILGNGTLFDGADLLLGDWASVLRIELFHVENNFLLALLPPGAFIGVGFLIAAKNWLDHHQAQKAPKQEKQKIERARVTNS, encoded by the coding sequence ATGACAGATGTAACCAGCGAACAAGCAACCCCAAACAATGATGAACTGAAGGCTGAGCACAAACAGCTTCTAAAGAATGGTCTGTGGAATAACAACCCAGCGCTAGTTCAGCTTTTGGGTCTGTGTCCGCTGCTTGCGGTTTCCGCTACTGTGACCAACGCCCTTGGTTTGGGTATCGCGACCTTAGTGGTTCTGGTGACCACTAACCTGACTGTGTCTCTTCTAAGAAACCATGTTCCTCAGGAGATCCGCCTACCGATCTTTGTAATGATCATCGCAGCATCAGTAACCTGTGTTCAACTACTGATGAACGCCTATGCCTATGGCCTATATCTGTCACTGGGTATCTTTATCCCACTTATCGTGACCAACTGCGTCATCATAGGTCGTGCCGAGGCTTACGCCTCTCGTAATACACCTCTGCTGGCCGCTGCCGACGGATTCTGGATGGGTTTGGGTATGACAGCGTCCTTGGTTGTACTGGGTGCTATGCGAGAGATCTTAGGCAACGGCACCCTGTTTGACGGTGCAGATCTGCTACTTGGCGATTGGGCTTCCGTGCTTCGTATTGAGCTATTTCACGTTGAGAACAATTTCCTGCTTGCCCTGCTACCGCCCGGAGCCTTTATCGGTGTAGGATTTTTGATTGCGGCTAAAAACTGGCTTGATCACCATCAGGCACAGAAAGCACCTAAGCAAGAAAAACAGAAGATTGAACGAGCTCGAGTGACCAACAGCTAA
- the rsxG gene encoding electron transport complex subunit RsxG, whose amino-acid sequence MLRTIRKNGLVLALFAVVSTGVVAITNLLTEDTIREQQTAQLQGQLNQVIPNQLHDNELYANCVALSAEEIGSTEPMPLYIATQNGEITAVALEAIAPDGYNGSIKLLIGVDLDGNVLGVRVLSHQETPGLGDKIDLRVSDWILSFADKLISEDNGDLWHVRKDGGQFDQFTGATITPRAVVKAVYNAGLYFKQNQDAILANSPKCEVQ is encoded by the coding sequence ATGTTAAGAACTATCAGAAAAAATGGATTGGTCTTGGCCCTGTTTGCAGTTGTATCGACGGGCGTGGTTGCGATTACCAATTTGCTCACCGAAGACACCATTCGTGAGCAACAAACAGCTCAATTGCAGGGTCAACTTAATCAGGTAATCCCAAATCAACTGCATGACAACGAGCTCTACGCTAATTGTGTCGCCCTGAGTGCAGAAGAGATTGGCTCGACCGAACCTATGCCTTTATATATCGCGACTCAGAATGGCGAGATTACAGCGGTAGCCCTAGAGGCCATTGCGCCTGATGGCTATAACGGCTCTATCAAACTGCTGATCGGTGTGGATTTGGATGGTAATGTCCTAGGCGTGCGCGTCCTATCCCACCAAGAAACCCCAGGGCTAGGTGACAAGATCGACCTTCGCGTATCCGACTGGATCCTCTCCTTTGCTGATAAGCTAATCAGCGAAGACAATGGCGACCTATGGCATGTTCGTAAAGATGGCGGCCAGTTTGACCAGTTCACTGGTGCTACCATTACCCCACGTGCAGTGGTGAAAGCGGTTTATAACGCCGGCCTGTACTTCAAGCAAAACCAAGATGCCATCCTAGCTAACTCACCTAAATGTGAGGTGCAATAA
- the rsxD gene encoding electron transport complex subunit RsxD, whose protein sequence is MAFFIASSPHTQKRRSLPSLMMWVALCALPGLAAQTYFFGFGTLIQVVFAILVAWTFESIVMLMRKRSPIVALRDNTALLTALLLALAIPPLSPWWVLVIGLFFAIVVAKHLYGGIGQNLFNPAMVGYVVLLISFPVQMTSWLTPSAISPIPVSATDALSLIFSGYSIDGLSLQQIRTGVDGITMATPLDTVKIGLSQGFTLSEITQSPIFSGIAGLGWEWVNLFFLLGGLVMLKLRLIQWYIPVGVIAGVLVMSTLLNLVIPGSIASPIFHLLSGATMFGAFFIATDPVSAATTVKGRLIFGSLIGALIVIIRTWGGFPDGVAFAVIIANMCVPLIDYYTQPRTYGHK, encoded by the coding sequence GTGGCATTCTTTATCGCCAGTTCACCACATACCCAAAAGCGTCGCTCTCTACCAAGCTTGATGATGTGGGTCGCGCTATGTGCGCTACCTGGGCTAGCCGCTCAAACCTACTTCTTTGGATTCGGTACCTTGATTCAGGTGGTATTTGCCATCTTGGTTGCTTGGACCTTTGAATCTATCGTGATGTTGATGCGCAAGCGCTCTCCAATCGTGGCGCTGCGTGATAACACCGCCCTACTCACCGCACTGCTATTGGCACTGGCCATTCCACCTCTTTCACCTTGGTGGGTTCTGGTAATCGGTCTGTTCTTTGCCATAGTAGTGGCTAAGCATCTGTATGGTGGCATAGGTCAAAACCTGTTTAACCCAGCTATGGTTGGCTACGTAGTTCTACTGATCTCGTTTCCAGTGCAGATGACTAGCTGGCTCACCCCGTCAGCAATTTCACCGATTCCAGTGAGCGCCACCGACGCCCTATCGCTGATATTCAGTGGCTACAGCATAGATGGCCTCTCCCTGCAGCAAATCCGCACCGGTGTTGATGGTATTACCATGGCAACACCGTTAGACACAGTTAAGATTGGCCTTAGCCAAGGCTTTACCCTATCTGAGATCACTCAAAGCCCTATCTTCTCCGGTATTGCAGGTCTTGGCTGGGAATGGGTAAACCTATTCTTCTTACTCGGTGGGTTAGTGATGCTGAAGCTTCGCCTTATTCAGTGGTACATCCCTGTAGGTGTTATCGCTGGCGTACTGGTAATGAGCACCTTGCTTAACCTTGTAATTCCGGGCTCAATTGCATCGCCGATATTCCATCTGCTCTCTGGCGCAACCATGTTTGGTGCCTTCTTTATCGCAACAGATCCGGTATCTGCTGCAACCACAGTCAAAGGCCGTTTGATCTTCGGTTCACTCATCGGTGCGCTTATCGTGATTATTCGCACCTGGGGCGGCTTCCCTGATGGTGTGGCGTTTGCAGTCATCATCGCCAATATGTGTGTACCGCTTATCGACTACTACACTCAACCTCGCACCTACGGACACAAATAA
- the rsxC gene encoding electron transport complex subunit RsxC, giving the protein MLSLIEKIRSGHLWDFPGGIHPPENKAQSLTSKIGRSSLADELVIPVKQHIGKEGDLLVQVGDKVLKGQPLSRFQTSLSLPVHASTSGEIIAIEPRPSCHPSSLPELAIVIKPDHQDTWIEHHGVEDYTQEQPEHLLDIIRGAGISGMGGAGFPTARKLRSGLGRVDILIINAAECEPYITADDSLMREYAQEIIEGIEVLKHILKPKLAIIGIEDNKPEAIKALTAAGENHDIVIRVVPTKYPSGASKQLIKLLTNKEIPSTGYSADIGMTMLNVGSAFAVKRAVINGEPLIERVVTLTGKSVKSARNFWVPIGTPVEHLLQQGNFAPTKKQSVIMGGPMMGFTLPHTQVPVTKTTNCILAPGKRELMFDQQEMACIRCGQCAEACPASLLPQQMLWYSKDNDLDKCEEYKINDCIECGICAYVCPSSIPLVQYFRQSKAEIKIRTAEEQAAERAKVRFEQRKARLERDKQEREAKYKAAADKRRQEMKDSGGEDAIAAAIARVKQKQTDGPKPAVAAAIARAKAKQAEASGATEPDNSEMRKLREQRKQEARAKRAEKPESGDKQDAVAAAIARAKAKKEQLNNKPAEAESKQDAVAAAIARAKARKAAQKPAPERQEAPAENKNAAVAAAVARAKARKAAQQAEGNTETEADEGDSKKAAVAAAIARAKARKQAQETEQASEPQANEGDSKKAAVAAAIARSKARKQAQETEQGSEPQAEEADPKKAAVVAAIARAKARKQAQETEQASEPQAEEADPKKAAVAAAVARAKARKQAQETEQASEPQTEEAYPKKAAVAAAIARAKARKQAQEAEQNTDSQSEEKPETKQADPKKAAVAAAIARAKARKAEQQAKEQDSKENN; this is encoded by the coding sequence ATGCTCTCTTTAATTGAAAAAATTCGCTCTGGTCACCTGTGGGATTTCCCAGGGGGTATTCATCCACCAGAGAATAAAGCCCAATCTCTTACCTCTAAGATTGGTCGCTCGAGTCTTGCCGATGAGTTAGTGATTCCAGTCAAGCAGCACATAGGTAAAGAGGGTGATCTGCTTGTCCAAGTCGGCGACAAGGTACTCAAAGGCCAGCCACTATCTCGTTTTCAAACAAGCCTGAGCCTTCCCGTACATGCCTCTACCTCAGGTGAGATCATTGCCATTGAACCGCGCCCTAGCTGTCACCCATCTTCTCTGCCTGAGTTGGCGATAGTTATTAAACCCGATCACCAAGATACTTGGATTGAGCACCACGGCGTGGAAGACTACACACAAGAACAGCCTGAACATCTGCTGGATATTATTCGAGGAGCGGGTATTTCAGGTATGGGTGGAGCAGGCTTCCCAACGGCACGTAAACTGCGTTCTGGTCTAGGGCGTGTTGATATCTTGATCATCAATGCTGCCGAGTGTGAGCCGTATATCACCGCCGATGACTCTCTAATGCGCGAGTATGCACAGGAGATCATTGAAGGTATCGAGGTCCTTAAGCACATCCTTAAGCCTAAACTCGCAATCATTGGCATCGAGGACAACAAGCCTGAAGCCATTAAGGCGCTAACAGCGGCCGGCGAGAATCACGATATCGTAATTCGTGTCGTACCAACCAAGTATCCATCAGGGGCTTCGAAACAGCTTATTAAGCTACTGACAAACAAAGAGATCCCAAGTACTGGTTATTCTGCCGATATCGGCATGACCATGCTCAACGTGGGCTCCGCTTTTGCAGTGAAGCGTGCCGTAATCAATGGTGAACCTCTGATTGAGCGAGTGGTAACACTGACGGGTAAAAGCGTTAAATCTGCACGCAACTTCTGGGTGCCTATCGGTACGCCGGTTGAGCATCTATTGCAGCAAGGTAACTTTGCACCGACCAAGAAACAGTCAGTCATTATGGGTGGTCCTATGATGGGCTTTACCCTGCCGCATACTCAGGTTCCTGTGACCAAAACCACCAACTGCATCCTAGCACCAGGTAAACGTGAGCTGATGTTCGATCAGCAGGAGATGGCGTGTATCCGATGCGGTCAGTGTGCAGAGGCTTGCCCTGCTTCACTGCTCCCTCAGCAGATGCTGTGGTACTCAAAAGATAACGACCTCGACAAGTGCGAAGAGTATAAGATCAACGACTGTATCGAGTGTGGTATCTGCGCGTATGTATGCCCGAGTAGCATCCCATTGGTTCAGTATTTCAGACAATCCAAAGCTGAAATCAAGATTCGAACCGCAGAAGAGCAAGCAGCGGAGCGAGCCAAAGTGCGCTTTGAACAGCGCAAAGCACGCCTAGAGCGAGACAAGCAAGAGCGTGAGGCTAAGTACAAGGCAGCTGCCGATAAGCGTCGCCAAGAGATGAAAGATTCTGGTGGAGAAGATGCCATTGCAGCAGCTATTGCTCGCGTTAAGCAAAAACAGACAGACGGTCCTAAGCCAGCAGTTGCGGCAGCTATAGCGCGCGCTAAGGCAAAACAGGCAGAAGCGAGTGGCGCAACCGAGCCAGACAACAGTGAAATGCGCAAGCTTCGAGAGCAGCGCAAGCAAGAGGCTCGAGCCAAGCGTGCTGAGAAGCCTGAATCAGGTGATAAGCAAGATGCCGTAGCGGCTGCCATTGCCCGCGCTAAGGCTAAGAAAGAGCAACTAAACAACAAGCCAGCCGAAGCCGAATCTAAGCAAGACGCAGTTGCCGCGGCTATCGCAAGGGCTAAGGCGCGTAAAGCCGCGCAAAAACCAGCGCCTGAGAGACAAGAAGCTCCAGCGGAAAACAAAAATGCTGCTGTGGCTGCCGCCGTTGCCAGAGCCAAAGCTCGCAAAGCCGCACAACAAGCAGAAGGAAACACTGAAACCGAGGCTGATGAGGGCGATTCGAAGAAAGCTGCAGTAGCCGCTGCTATTGCTCGCGCTAAAGCTCGCAAACAGGCACAAGAAACAGAGCAAGCTTCTGAACCACAGGCTAATGAAGGCGATTCGAAGAAAGCTGCAGTAGCCGCTGCCATTGCTCGTTCTAAAGCTCGCAAGCAGGCTCAAGAAACCGAGCAAGGTTCTGAGCCTCAAGCTGAAGAAGCCGATCCTAAGAAAGCCGCTGTAGTTGCTGCCATTGCTCGCGCTAAAGCTCGCAAGCAAGCTCAAGAAACTGAACAAGCTTCTGAACCTCAAGCTGAAGAGGCCGACCCTAAAAAAGCAGCAGTAGCCGCTGCTGTTGCTCGAGCTAAAGCTCGCAAGCAGGCACAAGAAACAGAACAAGCGTCTGAACCACAAACTGAAGAGGCCTACCCTAAAAAAGCAGCAGTAGCCGCTGCCATTGCTCGTGCTAAAGCTCGCAAGCAGGCACAAGAAGCTGAGCAGAACACTGATTCACAATCAGAAGAAAAGCCAGAAACCAAGCAAGCGGATCCTAAGAAGGCCGCCGTTGCCGCTGCTATTGCCCGTGCCAAAGCACGCAAAGCTGAGCAGCAAGCAAAAGAACAAGATTCGAAGGAGAACAACTAG
- the rsxB gene encoding electron transport complex subunit RsxB, producing MDAIFIAIIALGVLALLFGGLLGFASIRFKVGADPIVDQIDAILPQTQCGQCGYPGCKPYAEAIANGDAINKCPPGGEATIQKLADLMGVDVPDSDLDIDDNVKKVAFIHEDMCIGCTKCIQACPVDAIVGGTKAMHTVIKDQCTGCDLCVAPCPTDCIEMIPVETTTDTWKWQLNSIPVVNLETTNSTNGNS from the coding sequence ATGGACGCAATCTTTATTGCCATCATAGCGCTAGGTGTACTTGCTCTGTTATTCGGGGGCTTGCTGGGCTTTGCTTCAATTCGCTTCAAGGTGGGTGCAGACCCTATCGTTGACCAAATCGACGCCATCTTGCCACAAACCCAATGTGGTCAGTGTGGTTACCCTGGCTGTAAGCCTTATGCAGAGGCTATTGCCAATGGCGACGCGATCAACAAGTGTCCTCCGGGCGGTGAAGCAACCATCCAAAAACTGGCTGACCTTATGGGTGTGGACGTACCCGATTCAGACCTCGATATAGACGACAACGTCAAAAAAGTCGCCTTTATTCATGAAGATATGTGTATCGGCTGTACCAAGTGTATCCAAGCCTGTCCTGTAGACGCTATCGTCGGCGGTACCAAGGCGATGCACACAGTCATCAAAGACCAGTGTACTGGTTGTGACCTTTGTGTCGCACCCTGCCCCACTGACTGTATCGAGATGATCCCTGTGGAAACAACCACGGATACTTGGAAATGGCAACTTAACTCTATTCCTGTGGTTAACCTTGAGACCACAAACAGCACTAACGGAAACTCGTAG
- the rsxA gene encoding electron transport complex subunit RsxA, with the protein MTEYLLLLVGTVLVNNFVLVKFLGLCPFMGVSKKVETAIGMSLATTFVLTLASVCAYLVETYILQPLGIAYLRTMSFILVIAVVVQFTEMVVHKTSPTLYRLLGIFIPLITTNCAVLGVALLNVNENHSFIESIIYGFGAAVGFSIVLVLFASMRERIAAADVPLPFKGASIAMITAGLMALAFMGFTGLVKI; encoded by the coding sequence ATGACAGAATATTTGCTGTTGTTGGTCGGTACAGTGCTGGTCAACAACTTTGTGCTAGTTAAATTTTTAGGCCTGTGTCCCTTCATGGGGGTTTCCAAAAAAGTGGAAACTGCAATCGGCATGAGTCTAGCCACCACCTTTGTACTTACCCTAGCTTCTGTTTGCGCCTATCTGGTAGAAACCTATATCTTGCAACCTCTGGGTATCGCTTACCTAAGAACCATGAGCTTCATCTTGGTAATCGCTGTAGTAGTTCAGTTCACCGAAATGGTGGTGCACAAGACAAGCCCTACTCTCTATCGCCTGCTGGGTATCTTCATCCCACTTATCACCACCAACTGCGCCGTGCTAGGTGTAGCGCTTCTGAACGTAAACGAGAACCACAGTTTTATCGAATCCATCATCTATGGTTTTGGCGCAGCAGTGGGTTTCTCCATCGTATTGGTTCTATTCGCTTCTATGCGTGAACGTATCGCGGCGGCTGACGTACCTCTGCCATTTAAAGGCGCTTCTATTGCGATGATCACCGCAGGACTAATGGCACTGGCATTCATGGGCTTCACAGGGTTGGTTAAAATATAA